From Antechinus flavipes isolate AdamAnt ecotype Samford, QLD, Australia chromosome 1, AdamAnt_v2, whole genome shotgun sequence:
TCCAAAACTCGTCGACGAGTTGGTCTGAAGGCCCCTGGAATCATTCCAAGAATCTCTGTGCGTGAACCCATGCAGACTGGCATTAAGGCTGTGGATAGCTTGGTACCAATTGGCCGTGGACAGCGTGAACTGATTATTGGTGACAGACAGACTGGGTAAAGATATAACAATGTTAACTCTTCTGTTTTCTCCAAAAGGAGATTACTTAGTTATTCagcttaaatccaatttattaaCATTGTTATATTGTTCAACTTAAAATTCTGTAGGAAAAAAGTATAATAGCTATATTCATGATTTAATCAGTTAGTGGCTAGTAAAATGTGAGTTGGCATGCTTCTAACTAtttaatttaaatctattttagcaaAACATCAATTGCTATTGATACAATCATTAATCAGAAACGCTTTAATGATGGAACTGATGAAAAGAAGAAGCTATATTGTATTTATGTTGCTATTGGTCAGAAGAGATCCACTGTTGCTCAGCTGGTGAAGAGACTTACAGATGCAGGTATTTGGGAGCCTTTATGTTGAACATTTTTGTGTAAAATTAACTGCCttcaaaatacaatttaaaaaaaaaaaatttcagagatgGCTACTGGAGattttaattgttccttaaagAAGTAGCTATTTCTACTAATCTGCAGCACTTGATCACAGTTTTAATTATGATgttataaagttaattttttgatatttaatttgatggattccaaattaaaaatctcttatGTTGTTTTCTGATTATTTTCACAATTTGGGGAACCTgacttttaaattataattatttgaaatCTGGAACTCCTTTCTCTCTTCAGATGCTATGAAATATACCATCGTGGTTTCAGCCACTGCATCTGATGCTGCTCCACTTCAGTACTTGGCTCCTTATTCTGGATGCTCTATGGGAGAATATTTCCGAGACAATGGCAAACATGCTCTAATTATCTATGATGACTTGTCCAAACAGGTTgagtgaatttcatttttaaattgggAAAGTGGTAAAAGGATGGTGTTGAATATTGGTTGGTTTTTAAACTTGATTTCAAAGAACATGTCGATTCTTTTTacacttttttctgtttatgcTAGGCTGTTGCCTACCGTCAGATGTCTCTGCTGCTCCGTCGTCCTCCTGGTCGTGAGGCTTATCCTGGTGATGTGTTCTATCTGCACTCCCGTCTGCTGGAGAGAGCAGCTAAAATGAATGATACTTTTGGAGGTGGCTCTTTGACTGCCCTTCCAGTGATTGAAACACAGGCTGGTGATGTGTCAGCATACATTCCAACAAATGTCATCTCCATCACTGATGGACAGGTATTTCTTAAATCATAATAGTTTGataattatctttttcatttgttaataTATTGTGATTTTTGTCAGAGTAGTAGGTTTTTAGACAGCAAAAAACTTTACCATTCAATCTCCTCACTGTAAAGGAGGAAACAAACTCGGGCAACTGTCATGACCCAGATGAtcatatagtggaaagaattctggcTTTGATGTTTCTTACTTATATGATCATGTCCCCTTAATAGTTCTTGATATGTCTGAGAGATCCTAAGACTTTATTTAAACACTAGTTTTAAGGTTTTTTAATGGTTAATtctcaaaaaacttttaaagtttttcttgtATTTGGCATTGtcagtaatttaatttttctcatttacagATTTTCTTGGAAACAGAGTTGTTCTACAAAGGTATCCGCCCTGCCATTAATGTTGGTTTGTCTGTATCCCGTGTCGGATCAGCTGCTCAAACCAGAGCAATGAAACAGGTAATTTGATGTCACAGTTGTAAAGTTAACAAAATCTTTAAATTAGTATCTGTGATTAATAAGGAACTCATAATCCAAGTTTATCTTCTGCACTCTAGGTGGCAGGTACCATGAAGCTGGAGTTGGCTCAGTATCGTGAGGTGGCAGCTTTTGCTCAGTTTGGTTCTGATCTAGATGCTGCTACTCAACAACTGCTGAGTCGTGGTGTGCGTCTGACTGAGTTGCTGAAACAAGGACAGTATTGTGAGTTGTGCCTCTTGTTTTTCTTAAGGATCTAATTTGTCTTGCCCAAACTCTTCGTTTTTTTACAGATGGTAAAAGTGAGGCCTAAAGAGATTAAAGTTGAGGAAAAACATGTTGGATAGATTACATCCTTTTTATGAATATGACTTAttgatataatttaattatatcaaCTGTATAAATGTCTTTATACTTAAAGCCAAATGTGTCTTGGTTATAAATAATCTTATAATTTACCTCTTGAATCTGATGGTGATTTTCATGGATCATTTGTGATAAAaccttaattttcaaaaaaaggaaacacatGTTAGACTTTCATGTAGTTGAAAAAGAATAGGTTCtagtaatatatataaaattacatataatcaATGACAGCAATAAATTTCTTAGGTTTTGGCATAATTATCCAAATGGATAactgttgactttcttttcagcTCCCATGGCAATTGAAGAACAGGTGGCAGTCATTTACGCTGGTGTTCGAGGATATCTGGACAAACTGGAGCCCAGCAAAATCACCAAGTTTGAGAGTGCTTTCTTAGCTCACGTCATCAGCCAACACCAGTCCCTCTTGAATAATATCAGGTACCCAAAAAATAATTAGTTCCTTtgataatagaagagaaaaatttgtgagttttattgtttttaacaAAGTGAAACCAGTAAAGTGAGAAATTTTATCTAGTTTAGAAattacaactctttttttttttttttttttgtcttgtttttgtaTACAGAACTGATGGAAAGATCTCAGAACAGTCAGATGCAAAACTGAAGGAAATTGTCACAAACTTCTTGGCTGGATTTGAAGCTTAAAATCCCACAAATTTTATCAATTTGGTTTTTGTTGTATCTTCTAGTGATTCGGTTCCATTCATTATAGGACTTTAATGCACTCTTGCGCCTAATGTACAGAAATCCCATTATGAATAAAGGGTTCCATGTTAATGTCTTGTTGTCATTGAAGAGACTGAGCTTGTTTTATTTAAACTATAGATAGAATTTCTGGCATCAGTTTTTAATGGTTTCGTATTTTGTATTCAAAGCTAAACTTCTGATAAGATAATTGGGAAAAACATCTTCGATCATTTAATCCTGAAGTTCTTAACCAGAGGTTGGTAGGTGGGGTGTCTGAACTTTTTAATCCCATTCACTTTAGTGtgtccccattatacagatgagaaacttaggcaaaaaaggttaaataacttgcctagcatcacacaAAGTTTTTactccagatttgaactcagatcttcctgatttccaccatctagctgcccctaaatatTTGATTGTTTTGGTATAATTGATTTGCTCTATAAAAAGTAGACCATAGTGTCACTGGATTTCTGAAAAGGGTCTACACCAACAAAAAAGTTAATTCCTGCCACTCCTACCTCacccattttgcaaataaagaaaaatgaggtccagagaaCTTCAGTGGCTTGCTTGAGTTGATATAAAAAGGTAATGAAGAGGTTAGGTCTGAACCAGAGTTTGTCTTAATCAATTCTTTGGTTTTTTTCACTATATCTCCTAAATCGCAAATGACTTTTAATACCTTCTGGCATAAAGACCAATTTTAACTGAATTTTGTATTCTGTTTAAGCTAAGTTTCATTACCTCAAGTTTTGTATGCTTTTTCAAACCGGGGAGATAAAAGTGTCTGCTGTATTGTGTAAAGCTTTCCATATAATTctgtaatacaaaataataaaaatgagcaCTGGGGTCTGGAGttgagacctgaattcaaatttggatttagttactacttgtgtgaccttaggcaaaaaacttaaccctgtttgcctcagtttcctcatttttcaagaaggaagtggcaaaccactctaatggTTTTTGCCAAAAatcctcaaatggggtcacagttgggacataactgaaacaattgCTAAGACCATTCACTGAGTGCCTTTCCTCACATCATATAGATGCTGGCACTATGTTCTATATCCCATGAAAAGGTAGCCCTTGTCAAAGCAAACTATGCACATCTGATCCCATTCCATTATTTCTCCAGAAGATTGTTCCACGCCATAATCCCTACTCTTGGTAATCTTTAATCCTTGTCTACTGTCTGCTTTTCTGCTGTCTAAAACCCTGTCTTCAACATATTCATCTCCATTATCCTATATTTCTTCTCCATGTTTAAACTTAAAATTGGTGTTTATACTTCATTTCTTGTCATTTAACTTTGCACCATCTGATCTCATCATTCAGTTGAAACTGCCCTGTGTAAAAGATTTTGATTGTATATTGTCAAATCTGAGGGCTTTTTCTCACCATGATTTCTTGGGTTTTATTAGCACTTTTCTCCTGTCTTACATCTTTCTTTGGTAACCATTCCTCCTGTAAATCTCTGCTCTgaaccttctttccttttccctataTTTCACTTGTTACTTTTATGAATCAATTCTATATACAGTTGATTTGGAGTTATTCAGCCCCAACTTCTGTCTAATTTCACTTCTTTAGATATCTGGAAATGAATGTCCCATGGACATGTTAAAACTTAACTTTTCCAAACTGAACTTTTGTCCCCAAACCTTCCCCTCTTTAATTTTCCTGTCTTCTCACAGTGTCATAACTTTATCATGCCACCTTTTTACTCCTGCGTACAAGGGACTGATCTGGCAAAAGATGTACACAATCAGCCAACATCTTTTCTAACATTTAAGTTTTACATAACTGGCACAAATCAGTTTTGGTGGAGTGTACATTAACCTGCTTAGCTTTACCATGGATCTTCATTTGAGTTACTTGTAATGAAACAatcttaaaagaatgaaaaagtacaaGTAAAAGCCTGTCATATGAGTTATCAGACTAAAATCTAAAGGGActtaaaagaattatactttCAAAATAGCATCTCATGCTGCTGCAACCAGAAAGATTGGGCATTAAAAAGAATACCAAGATATAAAACTACCCTACCATTGTACAAAATTAACACCTGCCTATGGTTGGGTCCCTGAATGTAATTACTATTGCACTTGGAGGATGGAAAAAGGGACCCTTgcatgaagaaggaaaaattagaactttAATTTTCAAGTCAAATCATGAAAGCTATGAAAAAGTAACAAATTCTGATATATTACAAAAATGTCTTGAAGAGAAATTGCTTCAAAATATGGTTATTAGGATGGGATTCCATGGAATCCTCATTTTCAAGGAATCAGTATAACAGTTTCCTAGTAATGTGATTTATAGGATTATAGAACTGTTGAAGGGACTATAAAGGCTATTAAGtgaagaaacacagagagacataatgacttgtccaaagccatacaaatagaaaagattcATGTCTATGCCTTCTATCTCCAAAATTATTCTGCCATCATATGAACTTTCAGGATCTTGGGTGATAGAAATAACAATTTTGGTAGAAGCAAAatcaggaaattaattttttccccaaaagttatttttaaataagaatgattCCAATCAACATTTGAGTTCCCATGTAATTCAAGATCATCAATTTGCTGAAAGCTTATTTCTCTCAAGTATTGCTATACTATGATACAGCTCTAGGTATTCTCTCAAGTTTTGCTTATACTGCTGTGaaatgatagcatttatataacaacaATGTTCATTAAGCTAACTACAAagattatctcctttgatcctcacaacaatcttaggaGGGAGGTGATAGTATccaaattttatagatgaggcaaacagATAAATGTCTGAAAGTATTTCTACTCGGGTTTTTCTGACTGCAGTCCTGGCACTATCCATCGTGTAATCTCCTTtataaaggaagagggagaacattcatCCTTGGCATACCAATActgtaaaaatttattattatgtgGCAAAAGATCAACAGTTTTAATATCTAATATATTGAGGAATCAGGCCTGCCTTTCTGAACTCAAATGGTGTATAAGggattaaaaacttttttaatttgaaaaaaaaatccaaattctccatttcttcctctcaccatgattgaataaaacaaaatccttgtaacaaatacagTCAAGTTGAATTAATTCTCATATTGCTCAAGCCCAAGGAAAATATTtctgatgcagaatgaagcagTCAAGAAAACTATACATAATcactacaacaatgtaaacagaaaaaagaaaaatcaaaagtgaatattgcaaaattttaaagaacaacaTGGCTTATGAGAAGATGAGACCTCCACCTCTTTCCAAAAGTGGAAGGTCCATGTGTGTGGtacattgcacatattttcagacttttgatatattgatcagttatgctaatttttttcctctttaaaaaatactatttgttcaATGGTATGGCTCTCTAGGAAGGGTTGGGAAAGAATATTGCCACTTCTCAGAATCATAACtgatgtcagaactgggatttaaacttattttcctgACTAGAAGTGAAGGCTGTCCCTTTTAGAAACTATAGGACAAAGGTGGTtggatggcatagtggataaagcaccattcctagagtcaggaggacttgaattctaattcggactcagacacttatcacttaCTAACTGGATGGCCCTGGGTacatcacttaatcccaattgccacgcaaaaaaaaaaaaaaagaagaagaagaaagaaaaagaaactatagcACATTACTTCTTgctggataataataatagttaacatttacatagtattttaaagtttataaaatgcttttaaaatatttgaatcagCAATCCTTCAAGATAAGTGCTGTCATTTTATATATAGTGAAATTACCTTAAAGAGTTAAGTGACCTACCTATGTTCTCTTAGCTCATAAGtgttaaatattatattcttACTCGTTTCTGTTGATTTCaagtcaaatgttttttctatttcaaaatcaaatttatcATTTGTAACATGGACTTTAAATAGGTTGAATTcccttataaaaataaagtttacagaacagattaaaaaatgaCACCCAACAACATGACAAATTTAGTGTTAAAAAATGTACACACATTTAAATGGCAATGGAAATGGTGGAGtattacaataaactttggatggaaaatgctctCCTCATCCAGACAGAGAGCTATGGAGAgcaaatgcaaatcaaagcatactgttttcatcttttttagcttttgttctttcttcatgGTTTTTCTTTGCACAATatgatatatggaaatatgttaaaaatgaaagtacatatttaacctatatcagattgcttgctagcaTGGAGAGTGGGaggtaaggaaaggagagaaaaaaaaaattggaattcaaaatcttaaaacaatgacagttgaaaaccatctttacatgtaattgaaaaaatgattaactatcaaaataaaattttaaaaatgaaattaaatacagaaaagattttttaaaaaagaaatgttgtagTAAAATAATGTGAAGTGGTGATGGACTCTAGATTGtgtacaaaacaaaaagcaagcaactGTTACAGGACTCAGACCTTAAGAGCAGAGCCTGGCATATGGCCTAGCTTCTAGTTCAGTCTGAAATTTGCAGAGGGAAAATCAGGGAAAGAATCCCAGACCAAAGAGAAGTCTGTGTAGTTTTGTTGCTTTGAATCAGCAGAGCTTTTCAGATGGCTGTTAGAAGTTGAATCCTGCAAGAGTCTACAGAAACTTCAAATGAGCAATCTCACAAGTTTGTTGATCAGATGTAAACTTAGATCAGAAATGCAGAATCCAGACCAAGGCGGATAGTGATCAGATTAGCTCCAGAACAAACAGGCACTAAAAGCTTGTAGGTCTTCAATCTGAGCTGTCTCTGATGACCTGAAATAACATAAAATCCAAAGCCAGAAAGTAtctggaagaatgagcaaactTTCAAACTAAAATCctaatataaaaagctattatagtgACTGGAATGCTGATGACACAAACCCAGAAAAATAACTCTAAAATATCCATAAGCAAAGCCTCAAACTAAAACACAGCTGAGGTACAagttcaactagaattcctggaagagatgaaggaaaaaaaaacaaaaaacaaaattaaagtaaCTTTATAAATCAAAGAGTGCTGGAGTAAaccattggaaaagaaatgagagctaaaaaagaaagaactagaaaacctAGTACAAGAGATATAAAACCTTGCTAAAGaaacaaactccttgaaaatgaGGATGGACCAAATTGAAATTAATGACTTCATGAaattaataagaaatttaaaaataaatggaaaaaactgaaaagaaaaatagaaaaaaaaaatccaaggtaATTGCAGAGCATTCTGCCTTGTGGTGTCCTTCCTCTCATACCCTGCCCCCACTATGCCTCGTgttgtctttctccttgttaaagctaactttttttttttaaattaaagcattctatttataaaactttgcatgggtaacttttcagcattg
This genomic window contains:
- the ATP5F1A gene encoding ATP synthase subunit alpha, mitochondrial, with amino-acid sequence MLSVRVAAALARALPRQAGLVSRNALGAAFVATRNLHSSNSRLQKSGTAEVSSILEERILGADTSVDLEETGRVLSIGDGIARVHGLRNVQAEEMVEFSSGLKGMSLNLEPDNVGVVVFGNDKLIKEGDIVKRTGAIVDVPVGEELLGRVVDALGNAIDGKGPIGSKTRRRVGLKAPGIIPRISVREPMQTGIKAVDSLVPIGRGQRELIIGDRQTGKTSIAIDTIINQKRFNDGTDEKKKLYCIYVAIGQKRSTVAQLVKRLTDADAMKYTIVVSATASDAAPLQYLAPYSGCSMGEYFRDNGKHALIIYDDLSKQAVAYRQMSLLLRRPPGREAYPGDVFYLHSRLLERAAKMNDTFGGGSLTALPVIETQAGDVSAYIPTNVISITDGQIFLETELFYKGIRPAINVGLSVSRVGSAAQTRAMKQVAGTMKLELAQYREVAAFAQFGSDLDAATQQLLSRGVRLTELLKQGQYSPMAIEEQVAVIYAGVRGYLDKLEPSKITKFESAFLAHVISQHQSLLNNIRTDGKISEQSDAKLKEIVTNFLAGFEA